AGGATTGCGGCGGTTATCATACTGTCACCTATGAACTCACTCCATTCCTCGAAGCTTTTGTTACTGGTCAAGATGATAGATGTTTTTAGATACAGTAAATTCACTAATTCATATAGCTTGTTTGCGTCCTGTTTAGAGATGG
The nucleotide sequence above comes from Peptococcaceae bacterium. Encoded proteins:
- a CDS encoding ATP-binding protein — encoded protein: MGFLPISKQDANKLYELVNLLYLKTSIILTSNKSFEEWSEFIGDSMITAAILDRLAHQCEIFTLDGPSYRLENRKTIFGN